ACGATCCTCGACCAGGACTTCACGGACTTCGAGGACCTCGGCCCCGCCTTCCACCTCGTGCCGTGGCTCGGGAAGATCCAGGGGCTGCTGTTCCACAAGGGAATGTATCTCGGCACTGCGCTCCACGACTTCCTCGCCGATGCCTTGGCCTCGCAGGGCATCCGCACCTGGGGAGACCTCCGCCTCCACGACCCGCACAGCGCCCTACCCTGGGAACGGCAGTATCGGCTCGTCGTCATCGTCTCCGACGTCTCTCGCGGCCGGATGCTGCGTCTGCCCTGGGACTACGAGTCCGCTCTCGGCCTCGACCCGGATTCGCAGTCCGTCGCCGAGGCGGTCTGTGCCTCGGCCGCGACGCCGTTCTTCTTCCGGCCACGGTCCTTGCCCGCAGCTGCAGGCGTGGCGGGCGGCAACTCGGTGCTCGGTGCCGATGGCGGGCTGCTCTCGAACTTCCCCGTCGACATCTTCGACCGCAAAGACGAGAGGCCTGCCCGCTGGCCGACTCTGGGCGTGATGCTCTCAGCCAGGGAGCCGGCCGACACCCAGTGGCGGCCCAACGCGAACACGTATCAATACGTGATCTCGCTCCTGTCGACCATGATCAATGCCCACGATCGACGTCATATCGATGAGCCCTCGGTCACCGATCGGACGATCTTCGTCGACACCTCCGGCCACAGCAGCACCGATTTCGCACTCACGCGGGAGGACAAGCTGGGGCTCATCGACGCTGGTCAGTCCGCTGCTGGGGAGTTCCTGAGCTCATGGGACTGGCAGGCGTGGAAGGAACGCTACGATCGACACTGACCAGGCAGCACCTGCGAGGAGGCCGTGGCCCGTGCGACAATGTGGGCGTCTGCAGGCATCACCACCGAAGGAGCGATCATGAGCGATAACCCCAACGATCCGACACAGTGGCAGGACGAACCCGAGATGGGTGGCGAACCGACCCTCGAAGAGCCCACGGCCGATGAGCTCAACGACCCGGAGCTCTTCGCCGCCGAAGTCGAAGCCGACGACGTCGACACGGAACTCGACGAACCCGAGACCGACGCCGCTGCCGGTGCCGCAGACATCGTCGAACCCGGCGCGGAGGGCCCGGACGGAAGCGGCATCGAAGGTGCCGATGACGAACTCCTGGATGCGGAAGCTCCCGAAGACGGCAACGATGCGCCCGACATTCCGGGCGAATTCTCCTCCGATGCCTCACCGGCCGCCGAACAGGGCAACCGTTTCGGAGACGAGATGGTCACTGAGGATCAGGACGAAGACGAAGTCGCCGCGCTCGCCGGCGACGGCCTCGACGTCGACGCCCTTGCCGACGACGGTGTCGAAGAGGTCGCCGTCATCGACGGCATGCCCGAGGTCATCGACGACAACTTCGACGAAGACTGAGCCGCTGGGGCTAGTCGCCCAGCTCGGAGACCACCCGGTAGGACAGCACATTCGCTGTCTCTGCAGGGTGGTCTTCTCTCATTGTGCGCAGGGACGACAGCGCCGCTGACATCGCAGTTCGATAGAGAAGTGAGCCTGTGCTGATCCTGGCCACGCCCACCTCAGCGAATCGGCTGCGCGCGAAGCGCGGACTGGACAGCACATTGATCGGCAGCGGGCAGGCGTCGACGATCCGAGCGATGACATCCAGGTCGAGGTCGCCGGGAACGAAGATCCCATCGGCCCCGGCATCGACATAGCATCGCATCCGCTCGAGGGTGTCGCCGAGGCGATCCTGACCGGTCCAGTACGTGTCGATCCGCGCGTTGACGAACAGATCCGGATACGCTTCCTTGATCGCGGAGACCTTGCCTGCCAGCGCGAGCGGTTCGACGAGCCGACCGCGTGCAGAGTCCTCGATGTTGATCCCGTCGACGACGAGAGCCGACTCCGCAGGTCCGAGGCGCTGCCGCAGAATGCCGAGGACAGCCTCCGGGGCATCGCCGTACCCGTCTTCGAAGTCGCAGGTCAGCAGCCGATCCGGCAGTGCCCGTGACATGTTCGCGATCAGCCCGGCCATGGCATCGAGAGACTCACGGCCCTCATCGGCAGCGCCGATGCCGGCGGCCACTCCGAGACTCGTCGTGCCGATGGCCGGGTGACCCGCCTCGGCGAACAATCGGGCGCTTGCGACATCCCAGGCACAGGGCAGGAGGAACGGATCGCCCGGCCGGTGCATCTCGTGGAAGGCAGTGCTCATAGAAATGTCACCTCGGTCGTCAGGATCCAGTCGAGCCTCTCTCGACCGGCCGATGTGAGTCTCAGCGATCGACTGTTCGGGCGGCGGACGATCCAGGTGCGGTCGATGAATTCGCGGCACAGTTCGTCTCCGAGCCACCCACCGAGGTGGGACCGCCGTTCCGTCCAGTCCAGGCAGGCGCGGGTGACCGGGCGAGACGACTTCGGCACGGTGGGCACTTCGATGCCCCACGCCTCGGCGATGGACTCCCGGCCCGAATCGGTCACGGTCACGCTGTCGTCGATCCACCAGTTGGCGCTCAGCGCTGCGAACAGCTGGATCCCGAATCGGCCGGCGATGTGCTTGTAGCACGTGCGCGCCTCGAGGAGGTGGCGATCACGCGTCTTCGCCGCCAGTGACGGAGCGGATTCGACCCGTTCCCCTGCCAGAGCGCCAGTGTGCTCGAGCCAGTCCGCAATGCCGGCAGATGCGAGCTGGACATAGCGGTGTCTGCCCTGGCGTCGCTCCCTCAGGACGCCGCGATCGATGAGTAAGCTCACGTGTTCCGAGGTCGAAGACATCGGAAGGCCCAAGACTCGCGACAGCTCCGTCAGCGTCCAGGCTCTGCCGTCGAGGACGCTGGTGCAGATCATCACTCGTGTGGGATCGGCGAGCGCCGAGGCCAGTGCGGCGATGTTCGGCACCGATTCCGGATAGCTCCTGCTCATGAGCCCATCTTATGACTGCCACGGTTCGGGGTGGGTCGAAGTGTGTTAGAACGAGAGGGGAAAGGAGTCGTTCATGTCGTCATCCCCCTATCCCCATGCGAGGCAGTTCGATCTGCCTCATGCGGGATCCGGCCGCCCTGTTCATCGGCTCGGCATCATCGCCACCGTCGCCACCTTCGGCGGACTGCTCTTCGGTTATGACACCGGCGTCGTCAACGGTGCGCTCGAACCGCTGAGCGAGGACTTCGGTCTGACCCCGCTGTCCGAAGGTCTCGTCGTCGCCTCGCTCATGGTCGGTGCCGCCTTCGGAGCGGTCTTCGGCGGTCGCATCGCCGACGCCTTCGGCCGCCGGCACACGATCCTCCTCTTGGCCGGCGTGTTCATCATCGGCACGCTCGGCTGCGTTCTCGCTCCGGGTGAACAGTTCCTCATCGGCTCCCGCTTCGTTCTCGGATTGGCCGTCGGCGGCGCCTCGGCCACGGTCCCGGTCTACCTGGGAGAGATCGCCCCGTCGGAGAAGCGCGGTTCGTTCGTCACCCGCAATGAGCTGATGATCGTCTTCGGCCAGCTCGCCGCGTTCGTCATCAACGCCGTGATCTTCAACGTCTGGGGCCACGTCGACTCCATCTGGCGCTGGATGCTCCTCATCGCGCTTCTGCCCGCGATCGCCCTGCTCGTCGGCATGGTCTTCCAACCCGAGAGTCCCCGCTGGCTGATCTCGAAGGGCCGCACAGAGGAGGCTCTGGCAGTGCTCAAACAGGTCCGCTCCCCCGAACGCGCCGAGGCGGAGGTCGCCGAGGTCACCCACCTTGCCTCCGAAGACGCCAAACAGGCCACCGGTGGCCTGTCCGACCTCGGCACCCGGTGGGTGCTGCGTCTGGTCATCATCGGCGTCGGTCTCGGGTTCTTCCAGCAGCTGACCGGGATCAACTCGGTGATGTACTACGGGACGCAGCTGCTGAGCAATGCCGGACTCGACTCGGGTGTGGCGATCATCGGCAACATCGCCAACGGGGTCTTCTCCCTGGCGGGCATCTCGCTGGGCATGTTCCTGCTCAACAAGCTGCCGCGCCGCATCATGTTCCTCACCGGCTACGCCCTCATCGCCCTCTTCCACATCCTCATCGCGCTCACTGCGGTCTTCGTCCCGGCCGGCCCGGCCCAGGCGTGGACGGTGCTCGTCTTCCTCGTTCTCTTCGTCTTCTCGATGCAGGGCACGGTCGGGCCCCTGACCTGGCTGATGCTCTCCGAGATCTTCCCGATGAAGATCCGCAGCTTCGCCATGGGCATCTGCGTGTTCGTCCTGTGGATCATGAACGCCATCGTCGCTCAGTTCTTCCCGCCGCTCATCGAGGCGATGGGCATGACCGCGACCTTCGGCATGTTCGCCGGCTTCGCGGCCATCGCCTTCATCTTCCTCGCCGTCCTCCTCCCCGAGACCAAGGACAAGGATCTGGCGCAGTTCGAGCGCGAATTCAAAGCGAAGTACGGCAGGAAATGATCGTCGACGACCGTTCACCAGACAGGAGTCATCATGTCAGTCGCAGTTGCAGTCACCGACAGCCCCGAGGGCCGCACGGCTCTGGACAGTGCCGCCGCCGAGGCGCGAGCGTTGGATACCGGTCTCCTACTCATCAACCTCACCCTCCACGACCTGACCGACGATGAGATCCCGCGCGATCTCGAGGTCACGCTCATCAACCGGTCCGGCCGTGGCGACCGTGACCCGGTCGCCGCCGTGATCGATGAACTGCATGACCACGCCGAGGTGGGCCGGCTGGTCCTCGGGGTGCGCAGCCGGTCCCGGGTGGGCAAGGTGCTGCTGGGTTCCGTGGCTCAGAGGCTCATCCTCCGCTCTCCCGTCCCGGTGCTCACCGTGAGGGTCAATCGGTCCGGGGCCTGATGCCGGGCTCCGGCCGCATGGCATAGGCTGGACTGCGACCTGCGAACCGCCGAGGTGAAGGAGCTTTCGTGGAGGATATGACAACCGAGATCTCGGCAGCGGACCGACTTGAAGACGCACTCTCGGGCCGGATCGACCATTCCGCAGTCGACGCGATCGCCGACCTGTCGCATCAGGTCTCGCTTCAGGAGCTCACCCGCCTCGTCCATACCTCCACCCCGCTGCAGTCGGCGGTCCTGTTCCGGATTCTCGACAAGGACGTGGCCGTGGCCGTGTTCGAGAACCTGCCACCGGGCTATCAGGCCGAACTGCTCCAGAATCTGCGCGAACCGGAGGTCGCCGACATCGTCGAGGGCCTTGACCCCGATGACCGTGCCGAACTCTTCGGTGAGCTGCCGGCCGGCGTCGTCACTCAGCTGATGAAGGGCCTCGACGCGGACGAGCGGAAGATGACGACCGCGGTGCTCGGCTACCCGAAGTCCGCGATCGGCCGCTACATGTCACCGGAGGTGCTCAGCCTCCACGAGGACTGGACAGCCGCCGAGGCGATGGAGGTCGTGCGCGCTCGCATCGACGGCCCCGAGACCGTCTACCTGCTGCCCGTCGTCGGACCCGGTCGTGTCCTCCTGGGCGTGGTGTCGCTGCGCAACCTCATCGCCGCCGACCCGGACACGCCCCTGTCAGAGATGGTGCGCGAATCGATCACGGCTCATGCGCTGACCGATCG
The Brevibacterium marinum genome window above contains:
- a CDS encoding patatin-like phospholipase family protein, giving the protein MAVTDLVLEGGGAKLPGLVGAVDALSSADYSIHRIAGTSAGAIVGALTTAGFPPENLIETILDQDFTDFEDLGPAFHLVPWLGKIQGLLFHKGMYLGTALHDFLADALASQGIRTWGDLRLHDPHSALPWERQYRLVVIVSDVSRGRMLRLPWDYESALGLDPDSQSVAEAVCASAATPFFFRPRSLPAAAGVAGGNSVLGADGGLLSNFPVDIFDRKDERPARWPTLGVMLSAREPADTQWRPNANTYQYVISLLSTMINAHDRRHIDEPSVTDRTIFVDTSGHSSTDFALTREDKLGLIDAGQSAAGEFLSSWDWQAWKERYDRH
- a CDS encoding isocitrate lyase/PEP mutase family protein, which gives rise to MSTAFHEMHRPGDPFLLPCAWDVASARLFAEAGHPAIGTTSLGVAAGIGAADEGRESLDAMAGLIANMSRALPDRLLTCDFEDGYGDAPEAVLGILRQRLGPAESALVVDGINIEDSARGRLVEPLALAGKVSAIKEAYPDLFVNARIDTYWTGQDRLGDTLERMRCYVDAGADGIFVPGDLDLDVIARIVDACPLPINVLSSPRFARSRFAEVGVARISTGSLLYRTAMSAALSSLRTMREDHPAETANVLSYRVVSELGD
- a CDS encoding ArsR/SmtB family transcription factor, whose product is MSRSYPESVPNIAALASALADPTRVMICTSVLDGRAWTLTELSRVLGLPMSSTSEHVSLLIDRGVLRERRQGRHRYVQLASAGIADWLEHTGALAGERVESAPSLAAKTRDRHLLEARTCYKHIAGRFGIQLFAALSANWWIDDSVTVTDSGRESIAEAWGIEVPTVPKSSRPVTRACLDWTERRSHLGGWLGDELCREFIDRTWIVRRPNSRSLRLTSAGRERLDWILTTEVTFL
- a CDS encoding sugar porter family MFS transporter, which produces MSSSPYPHARQFDLPHAGSGRPVHRLGIIATVATFGGLLFGYDTGVVNGALEPLSEDFGLTPLSEGLVVASLMVGAAFGAVFGGRIADAFGRRHTILLLAGVFIIGTLGCVLAPGEQFLIGSRFVLGLAVGGASATVPVYLGEIAPSEKRGSFVTRNELMIVFGQLAAFVINAVIFNVWGHVDSIWRWMLLIALLPAIALLVGMVFQPESPRWLISKGRTEEALAVLKQVRSPERAEAEVAEVTHLASEDAKQATGGLSDLGTRWVLRLVIIGVGLGFFQQLTGINSVMYYGTQLLSNAGLDSGVAIIGNIANGVFSLAGISLGMFLLNKLPRRIMFLTGYALIALFHILIALTAVFVPAGPAQAWTVLVFLVLFVFSMQGTVGPLTWLMLSEIFPMKIRSFAMGICVFVLWIMNAIVAQFFPPLIEAMGMTATFGMFAGFAAIAFIFLAVLLPETKDKDLAQFEREFKAKYGRK
- a CDS encoding universal stress protein; amino-acid sequence: MSVAVAVTDSPEGRTALDSAAAEARALDTGLLLINLTLHDLTDDEIPRDLEVTLINRSGRGDRDPVAAVIDELHDHAEVGRLVLGVRSRSRVGKVLLGSVAQRLILRSPVPVLTVRVNRSGA